In Halothermothrix orenii H 168, the sequence TATTTTATATAAAAATTATTTTCATAAGATTATAAGGATTTTATATAAGATTATGATTAAAAAAATTCAGACTCAAGGGAGGAAAATGTAAATGAAAAAGTTTCCTGTACTACTTAGTTTGGTGCTGGTTCTGTTATTAGCATTACCTGCCTTTGCAGTAACTAATGTAGAGTTCAGTGGGAATGCTAACTTTAATTTCTGGGAGTTTTATGAAGTAGATGGCAAAGCCAATTATTCGATGAATGGTATCCCAGGAGCAGTATTTGGAATTGGTGATTATAAACAATCCACCAGTGATAATAAGGATGATAACCGGGAAAGGTTAGAAATGGGTTTAAATCTGAATATGAATGTTAAGGTTGATAACATAGTCAATATTGATGCTAATTTTGTTGGATTACATGAAGAGATGAATATGGACTATAACGGAACAGACGAGACATATAGTCAGGACCAGACTACTCCGAAGGATAATGCAGTTTTAAGATTAGGGGATCTTACAATAACTGCTACACCAGAATTTGGAGAAATAATTATTACTAATAATTTTAATTACAATTTTAATAATAAGGTCCTTGCTGCCCAGTTTCGTGATAACTGGGGTGATATGTCTCCTTATGGTGAAGGTATATTGATTAAGAAAGATATTGCTGGAATTTCTACTCAGAGCTTTCTGTATAAAACTGAAATTAATAGTAATGATCGCGAACAAGTTGATTTTTGGAACCCAAATTTAGAAGTCCAACAGATGGTATATGGTGTAGACCTGAAAAAAAATATTTCCCTGGGCAAGGTTGGAGCACTTCTGGTTAGAACACATGATGAACGTGCTGATGAAGCGGGAAGTTATTTTGGTAAAGACCTTGATAATACCCATATTGCTTTAACCGGTGAACTCTATCCTAATAATATGGTCAAAATTAACGGAGAATTTATTACAGCTATTTATGGTGATGATGTAGATACTATTTATAATACAGTTCCCTACGGTTGGATACCAGAACCTCAAGAGTTTGATTTATCAGCACCTGGGGCTAAAGAAGATACTAATGTAATTGAAGTGGGAGCTACTATAACTCCAATTGCTGGATTACAGCTGACAGGGACTTATAAAGATGTAGGTGAAGATTATATTGCAGTACAGGGTAACTCTCATGCACGACAGTCATGGTTTGGAGATGAGTCATTTGGTCCTGACCAGAGGTTTGATTATGTAGATGGTTGTGGTTATGAAAAAGGGTTTAAGTTAGATGGTAGTTATATGTTACCAGTTAATTTAGCTCCACAGATTACCGGGATGTTTACCCAGTATGAAGAGACCCGTAGTGCATTAAACGATGCTGCTGATAATAGTGTAACCATTGCCAGAGTTGAGACAAATGTTTCTGGTGCTTTGTGGAAAGCAGATACCTCTTATAGATGGAGAAATAATAAGGCTGCTACTGAAAATAATGGTATTTTATTTAATGAGTTTAATGTAAATGGTAGTTATACAGTATTAGATGACGGTATAACAAAAGTTGGTTTAACTGGTGAAGTTAATTATTATACGGGTAGTGATGAAGAGGTTGAAGATAATAAAAACTTTGCTAACGAAATCCGGGTTAGAGCTGGTGTTAATGGTAGCTATAAGTTAAATAACAGGGTTGATTTGACTGCCAGCTATGACTTTGGTATAGCCAGAGAAGATAGTGATCTATTAACAGGTAGTGCTATGCAAAACCTATTTAAGGCTGGATTAAGTTATAAGGTTAGTCAAAACACTACTTTTACTATTGGTTATCAGTTTGATGCTTATCAACTGAATGATATTAATGACCCTGATGATGATTTTGTTACTGCAATGAGCAAAAGAGAGGCCCATCATATATGGTATGATGGTGCGGAAAGCTGGCAACCTAGAAATCCAGACTATGAAGGTTATACAACTCACTCAGTTAAAGCCTCTTACAATATAACATTCTAGAAGTTATATTGCCACGGTGTTCAGGTAAAGATACCTGAACACCCGATGGCAGTTTTCTGGATTATGTCCTATTATTAGGATTTAACTTAATTCTATATTTTAATAGATTTATACGGTAACACCATTATATGACAGGGGGTAAAAAAATGAAGAAGTTGTCAATTCTGGCGATTTTGTTGGTAGGGTTACTGGTCCTGGCTGGTTGTAGTAAAGATGCAAATGATGTCAATAGTGCTGTTAAACATACTTTAACAGTAACTGTTACAGATGAAGCCACTCAAGCTGCAATTGAAGGAGCAACAGTAACAGTTGATGAGGCAAGTAAAACTACAGATGCAAATGGTGTAGCTCAGTTTGAATTAACAGATGGAACCTATGATATAACTGTAACAGCTGAGGGATATGAAAGTAAATCAGGTTCAGTTACAATTGATGGGAAAGACTCCACTCTTGATGTAACATTAACTGCTGGTACTGGTGGATCAACAGATTTTGTCCTGATTACTTCTAATAGTGGTGAGGAAACTGATATATATGTTGACTGGGATTATGATAATAATATAGGGAATATTGCTGCAGATGCCTGGGGGTCAGGAACAACTATAACTCAAGATTCTAGTTATAATAATACACCTTGCTGGGAATTAACTACAGGAGATGGCTGGGGTACTGTATTAGCTTTTATGGGAGATATCTATAATGTAGATCAAATTGCAGAGTTCCCGGTAGATTTAACAGCTGACAGTGTTATCAGCTTTTCTGTAGCGACTACAGGCGATTATGATGAATTGAGAGTAAAAGTAGTGGGTGAAGAAAACGAAAAAGAAATAGCCATAGATAGTTTTGACAATACAAGTACTGACTGGCAGACTGTACAGGTTACTACTGATCAGTTTTCAGAAGTAGTCCCGGCAAATGTGACTCAAATAGCAATAATTGCTTTTGGTGGAACAGCTGGAACTTCCAAAGTTTATGTAACAGATTATACAATCAGTAATGCAGAGGTTGTAATTCCAAAGCCACAACCTGAAACTTATACATTAACAGTAACTGTAACAGATGATAGTCAAGTTGCAATTGAAGGTGCCACAGTAACAGTTAACGGGACAAGTAAAACAACAGATGCAAGTGGTGTGGCTACATTTGATTTGCCAGATGGAACTTATACAGTAAATGTAAGTGCTGATGGCTATGCTAATGGTTCAGGTTCAGTAACTATTGATGGAGCAGATAAGTCTGTAGATGTATCATTAACAAGTCTTGAAGTCACTTCTACTTTGACAGTAAATGTTAAAAATGCTGTCAGTGGAGCAGTAATTGAAGGAGCAGCAGTAACAGTTGATGGAACTGAAATTGTAACAGATGCAAATGGAGTAGCTC encodes:
- a CDS encoding carboxypeptidase regulatory-like domain-containing protein produces the protein MKKLSILAILLVGLLVLAGCSKDANDVNSAVKHTLTVTVTDEATQAAIEGATVTVDEASKTTDANGVAQFELTDGTYDITVTAEGYESKSGSVTIDGKDSTLDVTLTAGTGGSTDFVLITSNSGEETDIYVDWDYDNNIGNIAADAWGSGTTITQDSSYNNTPCWELTTGDGWGTVLAFMGDIYNVDQIAEFPVDLTADSVISFSVATTGDYDELRVKVVGEENEKEIAIDSFDNTSTDWQTVQVTTDQFSEVVPANVTQIAIIAFGGTAGTSKVYVTDYTISNAEVVIPKPQPETYTLTVTVTDDSQVAIEGATVTVNGTSKTTDASGVATFDLPDGTYTVNVSADGYANGSGSVTIDGADKSVDVSLTSLEVTSTLTVNVKNAVSGAVIEGAAVTVDGTEIVTDANGVAQFDLVDGDYTINVSANGYNTVSQDVTIAGADKTVDISLTTDAPSLFNSSFTVFNEAPITALQASYEVSTTEITEGDSSIKVTYPGDNWGGIYVEISTPVDLSSYDGGNLVFDIKLPTTIKDIGVKLEGPKGTGVQVQLANYTGTDAGNGWMTYTIPLSDLGIDLTQVAVGFGLWNPTDGTALDAWAGGDVYIDNVRFE